One Legionella lansingensis genomic region harbors:
- the hutU gene encoding urocanate hydratase, whose translation MRENNKKRHIRANRGTQLEAKNWLSEAALRMLCNNLDPDVAEAPEELIVYGGIGRAARNWASFDKIVEVLKKLENNQTLLIQSGKPVGVFPSHEDAPRVLIANSNLVPHWANWEHFNELDKKGLMMYGQMTAGSWIYIGSQGIVQGTFETFGACGKKHYQGDLSGQWILTAGLGGMGGAQPLAAVMAGTSLLAVECDPARLEKRLKTHYLDRYTKNLDEALEWINESCQQKKPLSVGLLGNAAEIYPELVRRNVRPSIVTDQTSAHDPLNGYLPLGWSLAEAAQMRKTAPQKVIDAAKKSMAKQVEAMLAFYHLGIPVFDYGNNIRQMAFEEGVSEAFTIPGFVQSYIRPLFCEGIGPFRWVALSGDPEDIYATDERVKALMPDDKHLHRWLNLARERIVFQGLPARICWVGLKDRARLALAFNDMVKNKEVKAPIVIGRDHLDSGSVASPNRETEGMLDGSDAVSDWPLLNALLNCASGATWVSIHHGGGVGLGFSQHAGMVIVADGTDKAAMRLKRVLHNDPATGVMRHADAGYALAKECAEANGLWLPMESIGEPKNG comes from the coding sequence ATGAGAGAAAATAATAAAAAGCGTCATATTAGAGCGAATAGAGGAACTCAATTAGAAGCTAAAAACTGGCTTAGTGAAGCCGCTCTGCGCATGCTATGCAATAATTTGGATCCTGATGTAGCGGAAGCACCAGAAGAACTCATTGTGTATGGTGGTATTGGTCGGGCAGCACGGAATTGGGCTTCCTTTGACAAAATTGTTGAGGTTTTAAAGAAGCTTGAGAACAATCAAACCCTACTTATTCAATCTGGCAAACCTGTGGGCGTGTTCCCCTCTCACGAAGACGCACCGCGTGTATTGATTGCCAATTCGAATTTAGTCCCTCATTGGGCTAACTGGGAACATTTTAATGAGTTGGATAAAAAAGGACTCATGATGTATGGTCAAATGACCGCCGGTAGTTGGATTTATATTGGTTCGCAAGGTATTGTTCAAGGTACATTTGAGACCTTTGGGGCTTGTGGAAAAAAGCATTATCAGGGCGATCTGTCGGGTCAATGGATTTTAACAGCAGGACTTGGTGGAATGGGCGGGGCACAACCTTTAGCTGCGGTTATGGCTGGTACCAGCCTGCTAGCTGTTGAATGCGATCCAGCACGGTTAGAAAAACGGTTAAAAACCCATTACCTTGATCGCTATACAAAGAATCTTGATGAAGCCTTGGAGTGGATTAATGAATCTTGTCAGCAGAAGAAGCCTTTATCGGTAGGACTTCTGGGTAATGCTGCCGAAATTTATCCTGAACTTGTTCGCCGGAATGTGAGGCCTTCTATCGTTACTGATCAGACAAGTGCTCATGACCCCTTAAATGGCTATTTACCCCTAGGTTGGTCATTAGCCGAAGCGGCACAGATGAGAAAAACAGCACCGCAAAAAGTAATTGATGCCGCCAAGAAGTCAATGGCCAAGCAAGTTGAAGCAATGTTAGCTTTCTACCATTTAGGTATTCCTGTATTTGACTATGGCAATAATATTCGCCAAATGGCTTTTGAAGAAGGAGTGAGTGAAGCCTTTACGATTCCAGGCTTTGTTCAAAGTTATATCCGCCCATTATTTTGTGAGGGTATTGGTCCATTTCGTTGGGTGGCTTTGTCAGGAGATCCTGAAGATATCTATGCCACAGATGAGAGAGTCAAAGCCTTAATGCCAGATGATAAACATTTGCATCGTTGGCTTAATTTGGCGCGAGAGAGAATTGTCTTTCAAGGATTACCTGCCAGGATATGTTGGGTAGGTTTAAAAGACCGAGCACGATTGGCCCTGGCTTTTAATGATATGGTAAAAAACAAAGAAGTGAAGGCGCCGATTGTCATTGGCCGCGATCATCTTGATTCTGGATCCGTAGCTAGCCCAAACCGCGAAACAGAAGGGATGTTGGACGGTAGTGATGCAGTCTCAGATTGGCCCCTGTTAAATGCTTTATTAAACTGTGCCAGTGGTGCTACTTGGGTTAGTATTCATCACGGCGGTGGTGTTGGGTTAGGATTTTCTCAACATGCAGGAATGGTTATTGTTGCTGATGGTACAGACAAGGCAGCAATGCGGCTTAAACGGGTGCTTCACAATGATCCAGCAACAGGGGTAATGCGTCATGCTGATGCGGGCTATGCATTAGCAAAAGAATGTGCAGAAGCGAATGGATTATGGCTACCTATGGAATCGATTGGAGAACCAAAGAATGGTTGA
- the hutH gene encoding histidine ammonia-lyase: protein MVDVFTLSPGQLTLETIQNLLNQKNPLEIDSSFFPLIESSHEVIKQVIQNKKTVYGVNTGFGSLAKQSISVDNLIQLQQNIVFSHACGTGELLSDEQVALILLLKINNLAQGYSGVRKELIHALCTLYNKQIYPCIPSKGSVGASGDLAPLAHLAVPLLGEGELRFNGEIISATEGLKLAGLSPMQLAPKEGLALLNGLQVSTALCMEAFFNSEVIFETAIITGSLSVDAASGSDIPFDDRIHKARGHQAQRDVAAMYRELLAGSPIRESHRDCSRVQDPYSLRCQPQIMGAVLHQMQFVGQTLEVEINAISDNPLVFIEQGDILSGGNFHGEIIAMAADNLALAIAEIGANAERRIALLIDKNFSGLPPFLVKDGGLNSGFMIAHVTAAACASDNKALAHPHSVDSLPTSANQEDHVSMATNAARRLQTMIDNTATILAIELLAACQGLEFHQPLSTSPVLQQIYAKVRAYVEPYENDRYFAPDIAIIKQLILDGEFRLR, encoded by the coding sequence ATGGTTGATGTTTTTACCCTCTCTCCAGGCCAATTAACCCTCGAGACAATTCAAAATTTGTTAAACCAGAAGAATCCCCTTGAGATTGACAGCTCATTTTTTCCTCTCATTGAATCGTCGCATGAAGTGATTAAGCAGGTCATCCAAAATAAGAAAACAGTATATGGGGTCAATACCGGATTTGGATCGTTGGCTAAGCAATCGATTAGTGTTGATAACCTCATCCAATTGCAGCAAAACATTGTGTTCTCTCATGCTTGTGGAACAGGGGAATTACTGTCCGATGAACAAGTTGCCCTTATCTTGTTATTAAAGATCAATAATTTGGCTCAGGGCTATTCAGGCGTAAGAAAAGAACTGATTCATGCCTTATGCACCTTATACAATAAGCAAATTTATCCCTGCATTCCCAGCAAAGGTTCGGTTGGTGCTTCAGGCGATTTAGCGCCACTGGCTCATTTGGCTGTACCCTTGCTTGGGGAAGGAGAGTTGCGTTTTAATGGAGAAATAATTAGTGCGACTGAAGGTCTAAAGTTAGCTGGTTTATCTCCCATGCAATTGGCTCCTAAAGAAGGATTAGCCTTACTAAATGGTTTGCAGGTGTCTACTGCTTTATGCATGGAAGCATTTTTTAATAGTGAAGTTATTTTTGAAACGGCTATCATAACAGGTAGCTTATCTGTGGATGCAGCGTCTGGTAGTGATATTCCTTTTGATGATCGTATCCATAAGGCACGTGGTCATCAAGCACAACGTGATGTGGCTGCGATGTATCGAGAATTGTTGGCTGGAAGCCCAATTCGAGAGTCACATCGAGACTGCTCAAGAGTCCAAGATCCTTATTCACTAAGATGCCAACCTCAAATTATGGGGGCTGTCTTGCATCAAATGCAGTTTGTTGGACAAACGCTTGAAGTAGAGATCAATGCTATTTCTGATAATCCTCTGGTTTTTATAGAACAAGGGGATATCTTATCTGGTGGCAATTTTCATGGTGAAATCATTGCGATGGCTGCAGATAACCTGGCTTTGGCGATTGCTGAGATCGGAGCAAACGCTGAGCGGCGTATTGCGCTGCTTATTGATAAAAATTTTAGTGGCTTGCCTCCTTTTTTAGTTAAAGATGGTGGTCTAAACTCTGGGTTTATGATTGCCCACGTTACTGCTGCGGCATGTGCCAGCGATAATAAGGCTTTGGCTCATCCTCATTCAGTCGACAGTTTACCTACTTCAGCCAATCAGGAAGATCATGTTTCCATGGCCACTAATGCTGCTAGAAGATTGCAGACCATGATTGATAACACAGCAACAATATTAGCGATTGAATTGCTGGCTGCGTGTCAGGGGCTTGAATTTCATCAACCGCTTTCAACCTCACCGGTTTTGCAACAAATTTATGCAAAGGTGAGAGCATACGTGGAACCCTACGAAAATGATCGCTATTTTGCACCAGATATTGCCATTATTAAGCAATTGATTCTGGACGGGGAGTTTCGGCTTAGATAA
- a CDS encoding coniferyl aldehyde dehydrogenase, whose amino-acid sequence MELKPSFERLQQHFEREPYISCAKRKENLITLKKLLQTNAEELAQAVNDDFRHRARHETLLLEIFPVINAINYCLKHLKKWTKRRKRHVSWLFKPASAYVLPQPLGVVGIIAPWNYPIFLTAGPLIYALAAGNRVMVKMSELTPATGDLFDKFIKRSNLADSVTIVNGGVEVAREFASLPFKHLLFTGSTNVGKLVMKEAAQNLTPVTLELGGKSPVFVSTTINPEHFERLFMGKMANAGQTCVAPDYLLIPKHWESRVEKALREFIQQSYVAFPNSHDYSSIISEQHEKRLQALLNDAREKGARIVQIGEEGIQSKKVPIFLLFEPNYEMAVMKEEIFGPLLPVISYHNLQEAIDKINSLHNPLVFYYFGNDKAEKKALQEKTLSGAFVVNDTLTYLGIDDLPFGGVGYSGMGHYHGQEGFDTFSKLKPVFIQKRFAMTPWFYPPWGKLTNYLLSWVAGIHLKEKK is encoded by the coding sequence ATGGAGCTTAAACCATCATTTGAACGTTTACAGCAACATTTTGAGCGTGAACCCTATATTTCTTGCGCAAAGCGGAAGGAAAATTTAATCACATTAAAAAAACTGCTACAAACCAACGCAGAAGAACTAGCGCAAGCGGTAAATGATGATTTCCGTCATCGAGCACGTCATGAAACATTGCTACTGGAAATTTTTCCAGTAATAAATGCAATTAATTACTGTTTAAAACATTTAAAAAAATGGACAAAACGTCGTAAACGACATGTTTCTTGGCTTTTTAAACCCGCTTCAGCTTATGTTTTGCCTCAGCCTTTGGGTGTGGTTGGGATCATTGCCCCCTGGAATTATCCTATTTTCTTAACAGCAGGACCTCTTATTTACGCGTTAGCAGCGGGAAATCGTGTCATGGTCAAGATGTCGGAATTAACACCGGCAACGGGTGATCTTTTTGATAAATTCATTAAACGTTCAAATCTTGCAGATAGCGTTACTATTGTTAATGGCGGGGTTGAAGTAGCTCGCGAATTTGCAAGCTTACCTTTTAAACATTTACTTTTTACTGGCTCGACGAATGTTGGCAAACTGGTGATGAAAGAAGCGGCGCAAAATTTAACGCCCGTGACACTTGAGTTAGGAGGAAAATCACCTGTTTTTGTTTCTACCACAATCAATCCAGAACATTTTGAGCGACTTTTTATGGGAAAGATGGCTAACGCAGGACAAACTTGTGTCGCTCCTGATTATCTGTTAATTCCTAAGCATTGGGAGTCAAGAGTGGAGAAGGCATTGAGGGAGTTTATTCAGCAAAGCTACGTTGCATTCCCGAATAGTCACGATTATTCCAGCATTATTTCCGAGCAACACGAAAAAAGATTACAAGCACTCCTTAACGATGCACGTGAAAAAGGGGCGAGAATCGTGCAGATAGGTGAGGAAGGTATTCAAAGTAAAAAAGTGCCGATCTTTTTGCTATTTGAGCCTAATTATGAAATGGCGGTCATGAAGGAAGAAATATTTGGTCCCCTATTGCCTGTTATTAGCTATCACAATTTGCAAGAAGCCATAGACAAGATTAATTCTCTGCACAATCCTCTGGTTTTTTATTATTTTGGTAACGATAAAGCAGAAAAAAAGGCTTTACAGGAAAAAACCCTTTCAGGAGCATTTGTTGTTAATGATACGCTGACTTATCTTGGTATTGATGATCTTCCTTTCGGCGGTGTTGGCTATAGCGGTATGGGGCATTATCATGGCCAAGAAGGATTTGATACATTTTCTAAATTAAAGCCAGTTTTTATACAAAAACGATTTGCCATGACCCCCTGGTTTTATCCACCATGGGGAAAATTAACCAACTATTTATTGAGCTGGGTAGCTGGTATCCATCTTAAGGAGAAGAAATGA
- a CDS encoding SDR family oxidoreductase, whose amino-acid sequence MTKVLFITGGSRGIGRAIAHRFAREKACITIAAKTVEPHPTLEGTIHTVAKEIEDLGGQALPLMVDVRNEEQVYQAIAKTVEVFGKLDILVNNASAISLTDTLSTPMKRYDLMQSVNTRATFLCSQAAIPYLKKSDNPHILTLSPPLTMNSKWFAPHLAYTISKYGMSMCTLGLSEELKSHGIAANSLWPRTTIGTAAIRVHFPEEIYRASRKPEIVADAAHWILTQPATTVTGQFFIDEHVLRNAGVKDFSVYAIDPTVEPYQDLFV is encoded by the coding sequence ATGACAAAGGTGTTATTTATCACTGGTGGTAGTCGTGGGATCGGCAGGGCTATTGCTCATCGATTTGCAAGAGAAAAAGCCTGCATTACCATCGCTGCTAAGACGGTTGAACCGCATCCAACTCTTGAGGGTACGATTCATACAGTTGCTAAAGAAATAGAAGATCTTGGAGGTCAAGCGCTGCCATTGATGGTCGATGTTCGCAATGAAGAACAAGTTTATCAGGCTATTGCAAAAACAGTAGAGGTCTTCGGTAAGCTTGATATTCTTGTTAATAACGCTAGCGCAATTAGTTTAACCGATACTCTTTCTACACCGATGAAGCGCTATGATTTAATGCAATCGGTAAACACCAGAGCCACTTTTCTTTGCTCTCAGGCTGCAATTCCATATTTAAAAAAATCAGATAATCCACATATATTAACGCTTTCACCACCTTTAACCATGAATAGCAAATGGTTTGCACCTCATCTTGCATATACTATCAGTAAATATGGGATGAGCATGTGTACTTTGGGACTCTCCGAGGAATTAAAATCGCATGGAATCGCGGCAAATTCTTTATGGCCGCGGACAACAATTGGTACTGCAGCGATCCGTGTTCATTTTCCTGAAGAAATTTATAGAGCCAGTAGAAAACCTGAAATTGTAGCAGATGCTGCTCACTGGATTTTAACTCAGCCAGCAACAACAGTAACGGGTCAGTTCTTTATTGATGAACATGTCTTAAGAAATGCTGGTGTTAAGGATTTTTCTGTATATGCTATTGATCCAACGGTTGAGCCTTATCAAGATTTATTTGTATGA
- the rnhA gene encoding ribonuclease HI has translation MTIEIYTDGACKGNPGPGGWGALLRYNGHEKTIYGAEPQTTNNRMELTAAIKALEALKRPCEVDLFTDSQYLRQGMTTWLAQWKKSGWRNSKREPVKNADLWQQLDALTSQHKIHWHWVRGHTGHPENERADALANKAILELLQTFSRGT, from the coding sequence ATGACGATTGAAATTTACACAGATGGTGCTTGCAAGGGTAACCCTGGCCCTGGGGGCTGGGGAGCGTTGCTTCGTTATAACGGCCATGAAAAGACCATATATGGTGCTGAACCACAAACCACCAATAATCGCATGGAATTAACTGCAGCTATTAAAGCCTTAGAAGCTCTAAAAAGACCATGCGAAGTGGATTTATTTACTGATTCTCAATACTTGCGCCAAGGAATGACCACATGGCTTGCGCAATGGAAAAAGTCTGGGTGGCGTAATTCAAAGCGAGAACCAGTAAAAAATGCTGATCTCTGGCAACAACTGGATGCACTTACCTCACAACATAAGATTCATTGGCATTGGGTAAGAGGTCATACTGGTCATCCCGAAAATGAAAGAGCTGATGCTTTAGCCAATAAGGCTATCCTTGAACTTCTGCAGACTTTTTCACGAGGGACCTAG